From one Microbulbifer sp. A4B17 genomic stretch:
- the pgl gene encoding 6-phosphogluconolactonase, protein MAEEKFFQDRERLVQALAHDCACELQKGIKENDHASFLVSGGSTPEPVYRELSKRPLPWSQITAALVDERWVEKTESGSNAAFIEKSLLQNFGIEANFLGMKNSHVTAAEGEKACEFAYSELQKPFDVCLLGMGSDGHTASLFPHAQGLQDALNPESKKLCKAITANQSEVTGSNTERMTLTLSAILQARNIKLLITGEEKLKVYREALLGSDEMEMPVRSILKQGLKPVTVYWAP, encoded by the coding sequence ATGGCTGAAGAAAAGTTTTTCCAAGATCGCGAGCGTCTGGTGCAGGCTCTAGCCCACGATTGTGCTTGTGAACTGCAAAAAGGTATTAAAGAAAACGATCACGCAAGCTTCCTGGTGTCTGGTGGCAGCACGCCGGAGCCAGTTTATCGTGAGCTATCCAAGCGCCCACTTCCGTGGTCGCAAATTACAGCCGCTCTCGTTGATGAGCGCTGGGTGGAAAAAACCGAAAGTGGTAGTAACGCAGCCTTTATTGAAAAGTCACTCTTACAGAACTTTGGCATCGAAGCCAATTTTCTTGGAATGAAAAACTCACATGTAACTGCTGCAGAAGGTGAAAAAGCCTGTGAGTTTGCATATAGCGAGCTACAAAAACCGTTTGATGTCTGTTTGCTGGGTATGGGAAGTGACGGCCACACCGCATCACTATTTCCCCATGCCCAGGGCTTACAGGATGCACTAAATCCTGAATCAAAAAAATTGTGCAAAGCAATTACTGCTAATCAAAGTGAAGTTACCGGCTCCAATACTGAGCGTATGACTTTGACCCTGAGTGCAATTTTGCAAGCGCGCAATATCAAGTTGTTGATCACTGGCGAAGAGAAGCTAAAAGTTTATCGCGAGGCGTTGCTCGGCAGTGATGAGATGGAAATGCCGGTGCGCAGTATTCTCAAGCAGGGGCTTAAACCAGTCACTGTTTACTGGGCGCCTTAA
- the gap gene encoding type I glyceraldehyde-3-phosphate dehydrogenase, with protein sequence MKIKIAINGYGRIGRNVTRAIYESGYSDRVQLVAINDLAPVASNAHLTRFDTIHGRFGTDVKVDGDALVIGGDRVQVCQERDPSKLPWKQLGVDLVLECTGRFTDRASASAHIEAGAAAVLISAPSKDADLTVVYGVNDSNLTADHRVVSNASCTTNCLAPVAQALHRELGIERGFMTTVHAYTNDQNTQDAVHADIYRARAAADNMIPTKTGAAAAVGLVLPELKGRLDGMAVRVPVSNVSLVDCQFIAGRDTTAEEVNRIMQEAAGASGGVLTYCDQPLVSVDFNHTSASSHFDANHTRVNGNLVKVMAWYDNEWGFSHRMLDTSLAMAESLQLNQPVAESA encoded by the coding sequence ATGAAAATTAAAATTGCCATTAATGGTTACGGTCGTATCGGTAGAAATGTCACCCGCGCTATTTACGAATCAGGCTACAGCGATCGCGTACAGCTGGTCGCAATTAATGATCTCGCCCCGGTTGCTTCTAACGCTCACCTGACTCGATTCGATACTATTCACGGTCGCTTTGGTACAGACGTCAAAGTCGACGGCGATGCACTGGTTATTGGTGGTGATCGCGTGCAGGTTTGCCAGGAGCGGGACCCATCCAAGCTGCCTTGGAAGCAACTTGGTGTGGATTTGGTCCTGGAGTGTACCGGCCGATTTACCGATCGTGCTTCCGCTTCGGCTCATATTGAAGCCGGTGCTGCTGCGGTGCTGATTTCTGCACCCTCAAAAGATGCGGATCTTACCGTTGTTTATGGTGTGAACGATAGCAACCTCACTGCAGACCACCGCGTGGTTTCCAATGCATCCTGCACCACCAACTGCTTGGCACCCGTAGCCCAGGCGTTGCATCGTGAGTTGGGTATTGAGCGGGGCTTTATGACCACCGTGCACGCCTATACCAACGACCAGAACACCCAGGATGCGGTACACGCAGATATTTACCGCGCCCGTGCGGCGGCGGACAACATGATCCCCACTAAAACCGGTGCGGCCGCGGCGGTAGGCTTGGTATTGCCTGAATTAAAAGGTCGCCTCGATGGCATGGCTGTCCGTGTACCGGTAAGCAATGTATCCCTGGTGGATTGCCAGTTTATTGCCGGCCGCGATACTACTGCCGAAGAAGTGAATCGGATTATGCAAGAAGCTGCCGGGGCCAGTGGCGGTGTACTGACTTACTGTGATCAGCCCCTGGTATCTGTAGACTTTAATCACACCAGTGCGTCCAGTCACTTTGATGCTAACCACACCCGGGTAAATGGCAACTTAGTGAAAGTAATGGCCTGGTACGATAACGAGTGGGGCTTCTCCCACCGTATGCTGGATACCAGCCTGGCTATGGCTGAGTCACTTCAGCTGAACCAGCCGGTTGCTGAGTCCGCCTGA
- the eda gene encoding bifunctional 4-hydroxy-2-oxoglutarate aldolase/2-dehydro-3-deoxy-phosphogluconate aldolase translates to MQKNIAEILQVAGVVPVLVVDKVEDALPLAGALIEGGLKVLEVTLRTEAALNVVEQIAKHLPEAHVGTGTVLNGDDLRRSIDAGASFMVSPGATDRLLEAAEGSSVPLLPGAASVSEVMRLYEHGYRYQKFFPAQAAGGVPMLKSIGGPLQDVRFCPTGGIGPQNAPDFLALDNVVCVGGSWMASSALVREQNWAEVTRLAKQAAELK, encoded by the coding sequence ATGCAGAAAAATATCGCCGAGATTTTGCAGGTAGCTGGTGTTGTCCCAGTACTGGTTGTAGATAAAGTTGAAGATGCCCTCCCTCTCGCTGGCGCTTTAATTGAAGGTGGCCTGAAAGTACTTGAGGTAACCCTGCGCACTGAGGCAGCCCTGAACGTTGTTGAACAAATTGCAAAACACCTGCCGGAAGCCCATGTGGGAACCGGTACTGTACTTAATGGTGATGATCTGCGTCGCTCTATCGATGCCGGTGCCAGTTTTATGGTGAGCCCCGGCGCAACCGACCGTTTACTGGAAGCGGCTGAAGGCAGCTCAGTACCGTTGCTGCCCGGTGCCGCCAGCGTTTCAGAAGTGATGCGCCTCTATGAGCACGGTTATCGCTACCAGAAATTCTTCCCTGCCCAGGCAGCAGGGGGCGTGCCAATGCTTAAATCCATTGGAGGTCCGCTGCAGGACGTTCGCTTCTGTCCCACAGGAGGTATAGGCCCGCAAAATGCCCCTGATTTCCTGGCACTGGACAATGTGGTTTGTGTCGGTGGTTCCTGGATGGCGAGCAGCGCTCTGGTCCGTGAACAAAATTGGGCAGAGGTGACTCGCCTGGCAAAACAAGCTGCGGAATTGAAATAA
- the pyk gene encoding pyruvate kinase translates to MIRHTKIVATLGPGTDKPRVIDEMIRAGVNVVRLNFSHGSAEDHRRRVTEVRNAAEAQGKIVAVLGDLQGPKIRIARFAKGSVQLENNGEFTLDLDCPVEGGDEHRVGVDYPSLISDCQSGNILLLDDGKIRLEVTGTTPSKLYCRVLQGGKLSNNKGINLLGGGLSAPALTEKDYRDIKLAADLEVDFLAVSFPRCAEDLDTARKAMAEAGSQAAIVAKVERAEAVADNEQMDSLILASDAIMVARGDLGVEIGDPALVGVQKKLINRANALNRGVITATQMMESMITSPTPTRAEVMDVANAVLDGTDAVMLSAETAAGDYPVAAVESMSEVIIGAEQYLGSVPYTADDHGSSPLIDTVIAQAAIDVATRVENLCAVAALTESGRTPRMMSRANTRLPIYALTRHPRIARQLVLLRGVETVSFDPASVPLGHLTEAVIEVLNSRIDLQKGQRVLITQGERLNMGGHTNSMRIKEIE, encoded by the coding sequence ATGATTCGCCATACAAAAATCGTAGCAACCCTGGGCCCCGGCACGGACAAACCTCGCGTAATTGATGAAATGATTCGCGCTGGAGTCAATGTTGTACGCCTGAACTTTTCCCACGGATCGGCAGAGGATCACCGCCGGCGGGTTACCGAAGTGCGCAATGCTGCCGAAGCGCAGGGAAAAATTGTTGCGGTATTGGGGGATTTGCAGGGCCCAAAAATCCGCATTGCCCGTTTTGCCAAGGGCAGTGTGCAGCTGGAAAACAATGGTGAGTTTACCCTCGATCTGGATTGCCCGGTTGAAGGTGGAGATGAGCATCGCGTTGGTGTTGATTACCCAAGCCTGATCAGTGACTGCCAGTCTGGCAATATTCTGCTGCTGGATGACGGCAAGATTCGCCTCGAAGTAACCGGCACCACTCCAAGCAAGCTTTATTGCCGGGTTTTGCAAGGTGGAAAGCTGTCGAATAACAAGGGCATCAACTTGTTGGGCGGGGGCTTGTCTGCACCGGCACTGACAGAAAAAGACTACCGGGATATCAAACTGGCAGCAGATCTCGAAGTGGATTTCCTCGCAGTCAGCTTCCCGCGTTGTGCGGAAGATCTGGATACCGCCCGCAAAGCCATGGCCGAGGCTGGCAGCCAGGCGGCGATCGTCGCCAAAGTTGAAAGGGCAGAAGCCGTTGCCGACAATGAGCAAATGGACAGCCTGATTCTCGCTTCCGATGCCATCATGGTAGCTCGCGGTGACCTGGGTGTAGAGATTGGTGATCCCGCTCTGGTAGGGGTGCAGAAAAAACTGATCAACCGCGCCAATGCCCTCAATCGCGGCGTAATCACTGCGACACAAATGATGGAGTCGATGATTACCAGCCCGACTCCTACGCGTGCAGAGGTAATGGATGTTGCCAATGCGGTTCTGGACGGTACAGACGCAGTTATGCTGTCGGCGGAAACAGCAGCGGGCGATTACCCGGTTGCCGCTGTGGAATCTATGAGTGAAGTGATTATCGGCGCTGAACAGTATTTGGGCAGTGTTCCCTATACTGCAGATGACCACGGTTCTTCACCTCTAATCGATACTGTGATTGCCCAGGCGGCGATTGACGTTGCAACGCGAGTGGAAAATCTCTGTGCTGTAGCCGCACTTACTGAGTCCGGTCGGACGCCGAGAATGATGTCCCGTGCAAATACTCGCTTGCCGATCTATGCTTTAACCCGGCACCCCCGAATTGCCCGTCAATTGGTGTTGCTGCGCGGCGTAGAGACGGTGAGCTTTGACCCCGCTTCAGTACCTCTGGGGCATTTAACGGAAGCGGTTATTGAGGTATTGAATTCACGAATTGACTTACAGAAAGGTCAGCGCGTATTGATTACCCAAGGTGAACGCCTGAATATGGGAGGGCATACCAACTCTATGCGAATCAAAGAAATCGAATAG